The Pseudoalteromonas rubra nucleotide sequence ACGTCATTGTCTTCCGCTGCGTTAACAATACCATCCGTTTCTATCGGTGTGGTGATGGTCAGTGCCGAAGGTGCCGCGTTATCCAGTGTAATCGTCTGAGTCGCAGCAGTCGAAGTGTTACCCGCCGTATCCGCCTGGGTGGCAGACACAGTCAGCGTGCCATTGTTCAGGCCACTGACGTCCAGTTCACTGCCGCTCAGCGTCCAGTTACCTGAACTGTCTGCAGTCACGGTACGACTGACTGTTGAATTACTATCTGTGATAGTCACCGTCACGCTGTTACCTGACTCAGCGCCTGAACCGGCGATCAGCACATCGTTGTCTTCTGCGGCATTGACGATCCCATCCGTTTCAATCGGGGTGGTAATAGTCAGTGCCGAAGGCGCCGCGTTATCTAATGTAATCGTCTGAGTCGCAGCAGTCGAAGTATTACCTGCCGTATCCGCCTGGGTGGCCGACACGGTTAGCGTGCCATTGTTCAGGCCGCTGACATCCAGCTCACTGCCGCTCAGCGTCCAGTTTCCTGAACTGTCTGCTGTCACGGTACGACTGACTGATGAATTGTTGTCCGTGATGGTCACCGTCACGCTGTTGTCTGACTCAGCGCCGGAACCAGCAATTAAGACGTCATTGTCTTCTGCGGCATTGACTACCCCATCAGTCTCAATCGGCGTGGTGATGGTCAGCGCCGAAGGCGCCGCGTTATCCAGTGTAATCGTCTGAGTCGCAGCAGTCGAAGTGTTACCTGCCGTATCCGCCTGAGTGGCCGACACCGTCAACGTGCCATTATTCAGGCCACTGACATCCAGTTCACTGCCGCTCAGCGTCCAGTTGCCAGAGCTGTCTGCGGTCACAGTACGACTGACTGATGAATTGTTATCCGTGATGGTTACCGTCACGCTGTTGCCCGACTCAGCACCAGAACCAGCGATCAGCACATCGTTATCTTCTGCCGCGTTAACAAGACCATCCGTTTCTATCGGTGTGGTGATGGTCAGTGCCGAAGGTGCCGCGTTATCCAGTGTAATCGTCTGAGTCGCAGCGGTGGAGGTGTTACCTGCCGTATCCGCCTGGGTGGCCGACACCGTTAACGTGCCATTGTTCAGGCCACTGACGTCCAGCTCACTGCCGCTCAGCGTCCAGTTCCCCGAACTGTCTGCGGTCACGGTACGACTGACAGTTGAATTGTTATCTGTAATGGTCACCGTCACGCTGTTGCCCGACTCAGCACCAGAACCGGCGATCAGCACGTCATTGTCTTCTGCGGCATTGACGACGCCATCGGTTTCTATCGGTGTGGTAATGGTCAGTGCCGAAGGCGCCGCGTTATCCAGTGTAATTGTCTGAGTTGCAGCAGTGGAAGTATTGCCTGCCGTATCCGCCTGGGTGGCCGACACCGTCAGCGTGCCATTATTCAGACCACTCACATCCAACTCACTGCCGCTCAGCGTCCAGTTGCCAGAGCTGTCTGCGGTCACAGTGCGACTTACCGAACTGTTATTGTCCGTGATAGTCACGGTCACACTGTTACCCGACTCAGCGCCGGAACCGGCAATTAAGACGTCATTGTCTTCTGCGGCATTGACTACCCCATCAGTCTCAATCGGCGTGGTAATGGTCAGCGCCGAAGGCGCCGCGTTATCCAATGTAATCGTCTGAGTCGCAGCAGTAGAGGTATTACCAGCTGTATCAGTTTGGGTCGCTGACACCGTCAACGTGCCATTGTTCAGGCTACTGACATCCAACTCACTGCCGCTCAGTGTCCAGTTGCCAGACCCATCTGCGGTCACTGTGCGGCTCACAGTGCTGTTGTTATCCGTGATACTCACGGTCACACTGTTGCCAGACTCCGCCCCGGTACCGGCAATCAGCACATCATTATCTTCTGCTGCATTAACGATACCATCTACTTCAATCGGCGTGGTGATGCTAACTGCGCTTACACTGGTATCAACAGTAACAGACAAACCAGAGCCATCAGCAGTATTACCTGCTGTGTCTGTTGAACGTGCTGTCATCGTATGCGTACCTGCTGACAAAGCAGACGTTGTGATAGTCCAGGTACCTAAAGTGGCAGTGCCGGTGCCCACAGTACCATCAATGCTTGAAATCAGAGTGATCGCGCCACCATTGGGACCTGAACCAGTAAACGTCGCAGTTGTATCATTGGTCACGTTATCCGTATTGGATGTACCTGTATCACTGCTTGCATCCAGATCGGGGGTGCCCGGCGCCGAAGGGGCGGTTGTGTCTATCGTCACACTCAGACTACTCGATGCTGAACTTTCGTTACTGCTTGCATCGGTTGCTTTTGCAGTAATGGCGTGCGTTACACCGGCAGTCAGTGCACTGGTAGTAATTTGCCAGTTACCGCCTGTTGCCGTTCCAGTTCCAATTACGGTTGTACCTCCGCCTTCCTGATCACTATACAATCTAACCGTTGAACCGCTTTCTGCTGTACCACTGAATGTTGGTGTCGTGTCATTGGTGTTATTGTCACTATCAGAACTACCCGTATCTGATCCAGCATCAAGATCTGGCGTTGATGGCGCATTAGGTGCTACGTCATCATTCACTGTGATAGTAAACGCCTTTTGGAATGTCGTTGTTGAATCACTGGTTTGCAAACAAACCACATAGCTTCCCGCCGATAACGCGGCTTGCGTTTCAAGGTTTGAACCATTGATCTGGAAACTACCGTTATTGGTATCTGCGCTACAAGTACCATTCGCGCTAGCTCCGCTACTGACAATCGTATACGTATGGCTGTCGCTGGTGTCAGGATCTGTCGTGCTTAATGTGCCTATGTTGGCACCTGCGCCAGTTGCAGACTGATTAATTGACGTCGTATCCAGGCTAATATCTGTTGGATCATCATTTTGTGCAGTAATGGTCACTGTTGCCTGGTTAGTGCCTGTACTGTTTGCTGTACCATCATTAAAAGTATAATCGAGCGTCACAGATGACGGCGGTGCTTCTGAATTATTCTGGTAAGTGATGTTTTGCAACACCGAATCAACGATCGCTGAAGTCGCACTGGTGTTGAACGTTAACACTAAAGTGCCCGACGAATTTGTTGTTACCGTACCAACTGTCGTTGAGTTATAGGTGAAGGTACTGCTCTCGGTAAGCGTGCCCAACAGGCCATTATTAGCAAAGACATCCTGTGAGCTAGCTCCGCCATTTCGGGCAATCGTCAAAGTGGCGTTATTGTAATTACCCGCACCACTGTCTAGTGCGTCCAGTTCGGTATCTGCAACAACAACGTCCGAATCAATAATAACGGCTGAACCGTTTTCAGTGAACGTCTGGCCGCCATTCAGATTACTGAAGGTCGGTACGTTGTTTGGTGAGATAAAGGTGATATCAGTATTTGCACCATTATCCGCCACAGTAAAATCAAGCGAACTGGCTGGCGCATTTGAAAGCGTTATTGCTACTTCAACAGCGCTGAAGTCAGTTGCATCAGTATCCACCTGCAGTGTGCTCGTGCCGTTAAAGCGAACATTGCTGGTTGTCAGGCCCGTCACACTATTGATGGTAATAATATCACCCACACTTAAGTCTGTGATGGTATCACCATTAAGATCAGACGCGTCGCCGACAAAGTTATCATTGCCCGCATTACCTGTCATCGAGTCGGTACCACCACCAGGGCGGATGGTATCGGTACCACTACCACCGGTGATCGTATCGTTACCGTCAAAGTCAGTCGCGGTCATATTTATGGTGTCGCCACTCAACGCACTGGCGTTTAGTGTGATAGCATTGCTGAGCGCAAAGCCAACGGTATTGGAGATAGTGACCGAGTTGCCATTGGAGTCAAAGTTATCTGTCAGCGTAATATTGAAAATATTATTGGTGCCAATCGCCAGGTTTTCGATTTCTGAGACGCTGGTATTAGCAAAGTTAAACGTGCCCCCATCCATCAGTTTTAGGGTTTCGGATCCCGCAGCACCTGTGATTGCCGTAGTAAAATTATTTGCTACATTTGCCGCATCAATGGAAATCGTTGCCCCACTGGCCAGTGACAAGGTGCCAATATTGGTAAAGCCACCACTACTCAGATCAGCGCCATCTGAAGCGCTGACTGTATCACCAGTCGTTGCGTCACCCGTAAGAGAACCATTAAAGGCACTTCCAGCAATATCAAATGTAATAGCGTCATTGGACGCTGTCGCATCAATCGTTGCAGACGCATTGGTCACTGTGATAGTACGGCTGTTAGTACTGTCATCGTTAACCGAGTATGTCTCTATACCTGTTAACGTTGTAAAGTTACCGTCTCCGGAAATTGTGATGGTCTCAGAACCTGCCGCCGTGATAGTACCGCTAAAAGACGCATTTTGCGCAGGCGTCATGGTCACTGATGCACCACTGGCTAAAGTCAGGTTAACTATGTTTGCAAGCGTACCACCCGAAATATTAGCGCCAGAAGACAGCGACACAGTATCTGCCGTTGTACCATCACCGGTCAGTGTGCCAGTATAACTGAGCGTCCCCACATTAAATGTCACGGCATCAGTAGAAGACGATGCGGTAACAGAAGTGCCTGCGGCCGCAACGGTCACTGTACGGCTATTAGTCGAAGAGTCACCGACCGAGAAATTCTCTACATTAGCAAGTGTGGTAAAGTCGCCATCCCCTGAAATATTAATTGTTTCAGTGCCAGCCGCGGTGATTGTGCCACCAAAGAGTGCAGCCTGAGAAGCAGTCATAGAGACGCTGGCCCCACTGGCTAATGTCAGGTTTTCAAAGTTAGATACCGTCGCACCAGCAATACTGGCACCAGAACTCATTGATAAGGTATCTGTGCCACCGGCCGCATTCAAAGTACCCGTTGCAGTCAATGCCGCTATGTCGATGGTATCGTTGCCACTGCTACCTGTGACGTTTTGCCCGGCGGAGCTCAGCGTGATACTGTTCGCAGCGCCCAACACGTAGGTTTCAATTGCGCTCGCAGCCGTCAAACCGTCGGTTGCTGCGGAGATAGTAATACTTTCCGTTGCAGTACCAGTAACTGTGCTAAAGGCATCATGCTGCGCCTCAGTCATAGTTACGGATGCATTGGCATCCACGGTCAGTGTTTCAAAACCACTTACTGTCGCACCAGAAATACTGGCACCATTGCCCAGCTGTAATACATCGGTACCGCCACTCCCGGTCAGCGTCCCCGTTGCAGTCAACGACCCGGTTGCCACCGTATCAGCTGAGCTGCTGCCCGTCACATTTTGCGCTGCGCCGCCCAGGGTAAAGGTAAACCCGGCACCCAATACATACGTTTCGATATCAGCATCACCGGTAATAACGGCATTACCATCGGCACTGCTCAAGGTAAACTGGTTAGTCCCGGCTCCATTTATGGTGGTGAATGACTCATGCTGAGATTCAGTCAGCGTGATGGATGCACCGCTATCCGGTGTCAGCGTCTCAAAGCCACTCAGGGATGTTAGGTTTGCGAGGTTTGTGCTGGTTGGCACAGAAAGGATATCTGTTCCCGTACCACCACTGGCCGTTGAACCTGATACATGGCTGGCATCCGCAATAGTCAGGGTTTCGTCACCACCGGCAAACGTAATAGCCGGGCTCAGATTTGTGCCATTACTGGTATTAAAGCCTGTCGCTGTCGAGCTTGCTGCCGTGACATCCGTGACACTAACGGTAGCTGTACGCGATGTACTACTCGCAGATCCATCGTTGATCACCACAGTCACTGTACGTGCAGTCTCGTTTGGCGTACTCGAGGTATTGTTATAGGTGATGGCCTGCAGGAAAGTTGTGACTTCGGCTGGTGTCGCCGTTGCGCCCGTAATAGAAATAGTGTCCTGCAAGGTAATATCGGATGCACCCGACACACCTGTCAGAGCATTTTGCGCTGCCGCTGTTACATTCAGACCTTCAGATGCCCCATCCTGATCATTGGTCAGTGTCACTGTTATGGTTGTTATGGTGTCACTGTCTGCATCCGTTGCCGAGGCGCTGCTGGCAATGTTAACCGCGCCACTGCCCTCAGAAAAGCTAGCGCTGCTATCGCTACTGCCACTGCCCGTGTCCAGATCAACAACAGGCGTTGTATTGGCTGTACTAAAATTAAAGGTGGTATCGTCACTTATCCCGGTATAGGCGTTGCTGGAGGTATCTGTTACAGCGCCTGAGTCAATACGGATAGCGTATGTCCGGTTGCCGGTTAAATTACTGGCTGGATTCAGGTAGACCTTATCGCTGGAAATACTCACCCGGCCAGCTCCCGGCGTGGTGGTGGTGCCATCGCTTTCAGTGGCTACATTAAACACCTCAAAATCGCTACTGTCGGTGACATTGCGAATGGTAATATTTCCGCTGCTCAGTGCAATGCTTTCATCAAAAGCAATGACAATATCATTGCTGACTGAAACATTCGTCGCGTTGTCAGTGGGCGTTGAACTTGCACTTAGAAAAATAGGTGGCGAAGAGTCTGACGCTGTTGCATCATCCACCGTGATATTTTGTATTGCGAAGCGCGTATCGTAAGCACTGGCCGGGTCTTCATCCGGGAATGTAATGATCAAGGTGTCAATGTCTTGCCAGAGCGCATTATTAAAATCACTACTGCGCGTAAAGCTAAAACTAGTCCCCACCCCTGGTCCTGCTGGCGGGGTTAAGTCAATCGTTACCGTCTGAGAACTGTCTTTAAAGCCGGTAAGTCGAACCCGATGATCGGAATCAGTGGCGGTGGCTCGTACAAAGGTAATGCCATCAAAACTAAAATGTGTGCCTGAACTTTCCAGGAGTTTATAGCCCTTGTTTGTCGCGGAGGCCCCTGAATTACTGATAAAACCAGTCGCATAAAACGAGCTAAAAGCCACTGCAAAGCTCTCAGCTGTATAGCTATCTCCACTCTCACCGCCATCCAAAATAAAAGTAACCGAGCCAGCTGTATCCAGAGAAATATCCGGAACACCATTTGAGCCATCTCTCACGTCAACAGGCGTACCCGAACCGGAGGAATAATCCAGTGTCTTTTGGCCTGCCCAGATATTGCCGGAAAACAATGCTGCTGATATCCCAGCCGATGTGACGGCGGTGGCAACTTTACTTAATCTCATCTTACTACTCCGTTAATTTACCTGGTCCAGTGACAATTTATTGTTTTAAAATTTACTTTAGTTTCAACGCAATTTGATGACTATCAAACGCAAAAGCGGGCCGGCACTACATATGCTCAGCCCACATCCAACACTGATTAGTTACGAGGAGGGAATACCCCATCTGTTGCAATCAGCCAGTTAACCGGTAATACCGGGTTCAATATATTTAAAGGTGCAGAGCCGCCCGTGTTAGTAACAGTGACTGTACCGCCTGCTGAGCCACCACCAGATACGGTTAACCCTTCAATAGTCGTAAGGTTCGCTGACTCAAAACCCGCTTTGAAAAAGCCCTCGCTATTATTTGCTGCTATGTAAGAGCTGCTATCCGGCGTCTTAGTATTTGCCGAATTAGTAGCGACCTGTAGCGTGCCACTTACCGGATCTGAGCCACCAAGCGGCGTGAAAACTGCCGTGTGCGAGTGCGCAGGCATATGTGCAATTTGAATACCTACCAACTCAGTACCTAGCCTTTCACCCTGACGATAATCCATACCGCCGGGTCGCACACCTTGACCGACCGGGCTGCGACCGCGCAGATCTGGTAACGCAAATGTCGTACGCGCGTCCCCACCATAAATAGTCCCGAGTAAGGCAAACAACGCCTGATTTTGTGAAATTGCCATGGTCTGGCCTAAACACATTGCCCAGTTTCTGATTGTAAAAGCACCGCCGAAGGTACCCATTGAGCCAATATACGGGTCAGTAGACATATGAATTCCTCTCTAATTCGTAAACATACCCTTTAACGATAAACGCTCAGTACCACTAAAATACACTCAGTGATTTATCGACTTGTTGCGACAAGTTCGCATCAACTACTTCTATTATTGCTTTGCCTAGGAGGCAAAAATGTAACAAAAAGCTATCACTGCTCAGGATCAATCAGGGTTTCCTTCCGGTAAGTGTGGTGTAAAAACAGGTGGGATAAAAAATTCAGGCAATTGCACCCTGCGCGCCTCACCGCTCAAGACTTTGTCTAGGCAGACTGTACCGATATCGTTAATGCTCACGTTTAGTTCAGCCGGATCATCACTGTTTGAGAAACGCCAGTATAATTCCGTAGTTTTATAACGTAAGAGTGCCATTAATGGATACTCATCAAATTCGCTGGGACTGTCGCAAAACCGTTCGTGACAGTCTTCAAGCTTCTGGTTTCCCAAAAACTGGACTAATAAGCTGCCCATACCCGGCACTTCCAAAATACTGCTCTCGCCCTGTGCGACAACCATCTCGCCAGTGCCTTCGGCTTTCGCAATACGCTGCCCTTCACCGCTAGGTAAAGCACCTCCGTTATATGGAAACAGCGTAAGATCATAACCATATCGGTTGGTCAGATTGATCTTTATATTCATATCTATCTCGCTTCTGAGTTAAAGTTCAGAGCATAGTTAGAAATGCAGGATAATAAGTACATCGGCTGGGCCACTCACAAGTCCTTCTCAACTAAGCTACCATTGTAAAATTTAGTACAAAGGTATCGGTTTGCAATTGATATACCTCAATCAAAACACTTAATTTTGAACGCTACATTCTGCCCTCAGATGAGGCAGCCACTTCTAAACCAGGTTCCAGTCCAAACAGCACCGCAAACCGGTAGCCATCAAAAATACCTTGCTCGGTTAAAATCGTATCCAGGCGAATAGCACCATCAACCGTTTTAACTAATAACCCTTTGATTCTGTCGAGCTCCAGAATCGTACCCGGCTTAATGCCTGCCAGCTTACATTCCATAGTGCTGGCCTGCATAAGCTGCAACATACCTTCACGAAATTTGAAACGGGCGCCACCCAGTTCAGCATTGGCTGCACGCGCCAGATTGACAATCTCAGTGCTCGTATGATGTCGCCAGTCAATCAATAAATCTTCCACCTGAACATGCGCTGCATAGCGAGGCTCAAACTGCTCGCCATCCATTTCAATGTATTCACTTTGCGCTTGCCAGTTCAAAGTACCAGCGGCCTGCTGCTGAGCAAATTGCTCGAGCAAAGCAGGAACTGCCTGGGCTATTTTCTGGTGAAAGCACTGTGAAGTATCAAAAGGGTGCACCGGTAAATCAATGTGCGTAGCAATGTCGCCAGTATCGAGCTGCTCGGCTACTTTATGTAGCGTTAACCTGACAGTATCTGCACCTGTTTTAAGCTGCCAGAACACGGGCATTGGGCCACGATAATCAGGCAATGCACTAGGGTGAATATTCAGGACATCACCGGCAAAAAAGTCTATCAGCTTGGCACGAAGCTTATGTTTAAACAAATAGGCTATGCCACTGTTTGCACCCAGTCTATCGAGATCGGCAATCAAGGCGTCGTCCGACTCTGTTTTGTATTGCAGCATGGGAATTTGATGATGGTGCAAAAAGCGCTGTAACTGAACGAGGTCCGGATTGGGTTCAGCTTCAATCAACACCACACAACTCAGTTGGCCTCTTTGCAATAGATACTGCACGGCGGTCAGGCATAAGCAACTGCTGCTGAACAAAGCATATTTCACTTCCATGGTCATCTCCCTATGCTTTTACCGGGACAAACCCGGGCATGCCACTAAGCTGATAGTAAAATTGCACTGTATCACCGCTATTAGCGACAAAATGCGTGTGTTCAAGCTCTCTGGGCCGGGCATCAATATAGAAGTTCATGTCGGGTTTAGGGTGCGTAATACCTGAGTCGTATTGATCCAGCCCTTCTTCACCAAACGTGTTGATTTGGGCATAAACCGCCAAAATACGGGTCGACATATCCTCAACGCCAGTTGGTATTGTGATTGTATTCGCTGCAACAACCCGAATGTCATCATCAAGCTCTATCTCTGTCATCTCTAATAGCGCAGACTTATCAATACGCATCAGCTCGCCCAGTTCAACGCGTTCGTTTAACGCGCTGTCACGCAAGTGATCGGAGTGGCAGTATTCGGCGTCTTTCCATTGCTGATTGTATTCTGTTTCGCCATGGATCATCATGCCTTTAATCGATACAGAGCGCGGGATCATCCAGCCATCAAGCGTCAGAAATTTAACTAAGTGCCTTGCAATGGCCAGCTGCCCTTCTCGGGTAAAACCATGTTGCATGGCCTCCAGCACCAGCAGGTCAACGGCCTGCTCTGGCTCATATACCGTGGCGTCTTCTTCGATAATATCTGCGACAAACTCACCTAGTTGTAAGTCATCAATCAGCTGTTTTAGCGTGACGATGGCACCTGGATGAGTATCTACGAATAGCACCTTAATTTGCTCGTGGTTAAACTCGTTCTGGTTTTTGTAGTAGCTGAGTAAAGGCAGTATCAAAGGCGCAAATGGGCCGCAGGCAGGATACAAAATAGTTACAGAATCTTTATGAGACAGCATGCCCCGAATTGCCTTATCAATGCCTTTTGCATAACCCTGAATGCGGTAAATGTCTTTAATTGTGTGGCGGCTATTGTAAGGGGACATGATCAGTCCCGTCGGTGCAATATACTGACGAGTCAATAATTCTTCACTGAGCTCTGCCATGGACATTGACTGCAAAGCGTGCTCGTACATCGCCTCAAAAGCTGCTGTAAGTTGCGCGTGAGTCGTTTGCGTGGTGCTGAATATTAGCGCCATCGCATCTACAAAGCTCTGAGTAAGCGCCTGTTGTCTTTGTGCGGTGGTGAGCTTGGCCTTAAGCAGGGATTCAAGTTGATTTCGGACGGTATGTTTTAAGAGTTGGTCTATTTTTGGATCGGCATAATCTGTCACTGACACATTACGCATCTGATGTTTTTCCATCGGGCGCTACCTAAGTATGATATTTCCGTGATTACAAGGCGTTACCTGTCATATTTTGATGCCATACGTAACGCCTGTCAGCGTTCACTGTTCAGTCTAGTTGAGTGCTGACAATTTGCGAGTATCAATATTAAAAACCCACTTTCTGTCGTTCAGTTTGCCCCCTGACACGAGGATATGCTGGGTACCATCCAGTGATCTGTAAAGCGGCTTTTTACCCAACCGAGAACGGCCGTATGAGTACAAAAATGCGCCATTATTGCTGAATACTTTGATGCTGGCCGTACCCATTTCAAGAATATGAACGTGGCCATGGGTATCCAGTGTAATTTTTTTAGGCCCGTTTAACTGGGCGTCCAGTTCTGTACCAAACTCACTGATCTCTGTGAGTTTATCACCATAGAAGTTTGCCACAGTGACAGAGTGTTGCCCTCTTTCTATGAGATACAGCAACTGCTGATTTGGCTCAATGGCAAAATCGTTAAGACTGCTAAATCCTTGCGGTAACTTAATTGTTCCGCTGGAGTTCCCGGACAAATCGAATACGTTTATCTCACTGCTCGTTTCAAAATATACGAAGATGTTTGCGTTGTAGCGTCTCGCCACAGCGGGTTTTAAGGTGATTTGCACGGCATCACCGTTTGGAGATTCTATAGCGACTTTCGGCGCTTCAATCGCCAGCGTGTCGAGCTGTTCACTACTTAAACGTTGTGTATCCTGCTCTGAAAATGTAAATGAAGTGCTATTAGCAGCAAGTGCTGTGACTGGCAAAACGCCACTCGCACATAAGTATGAGCTTGTTTTTAGAAAAGTACGACGTTCCATCTTTATACACCATTAGCGACCGAAAAGCTGATTTATTATTACAAACTACTGAATAATTAGATATTACACTATATTACACCACAAACAACCTATACCAATTAAGTACGACTTTATCCCAAAAATGTAGTAATTTAGCACTTTTTAACCGTAGTTTATCCCAATACTAAGCCAGAAGCATTTGACCCTCTATTGATAATCGGTAAAGATTAAAAGCCAACAGGTTTAGCATGCTTCAGACTAGTCAGTAACTATTGAAATTATTGAAATTTACTCATGCTATGAGGTGAGTTTTCAGTAATCCTTACGATCTTCATCTTAGTGAAACCTGTCTGATGTCAAATAAACGATACTATGGGCAAGGATGTTGAAAAAACATTGTAATAATCGTAATTCTTAACAATAATTTAGAGCTTAAGTTCGAGCCCTGTTAACAAATTAGATAAAAATAAGACTATGCCACTAACTCAATTTTCTGATCCTTATATCCAGGATCGCTTTCAGTCGACGCAGTATGAGCTCATCCACAAGATCGGTGAAGGTGGTTTTGGTAAGGTTTATAAAGCGAAGAATAAAAACACCGATCAGATCGTGGCAATCAAGTTCTTGGCACTTGAACCACATCTGGACGAAGCCAAGAAGCACCGTTATGTGGAGCGATTTAAACGCGAAACCACTCTGAGCAGCCAGTTGCAGCACCCGCATATTGTGAGGCTGCTAGACAAAGGCCAGGTTGATGAAAACCTGCTATACGGTGTGTTTGAGTATGTGGAGGGTCAATCCCTGCGCGAGCACCTGATCCAGGAAGGCGCGTTGGACGCAGTAGACGCAACCGACATTATGTTGCAGGTGCTCGACGCACTGATCCATGCACACAAACAAGGCATCATTCATAGGGACATCAAACCTGCGAATATCATGCTGACTCAGGCTGGTGCCAAAACCTATGCAAAGATTCTCGACTTTGGTATTGGTACGCTTAGCCAGGAAAACCGCCATCAGGACTTTGCGACACTAACACTCACGCAAGAAACCCTGGGTACGCCTTCTTACAGCGCCCCCGAGCAATTACGCGGTGAGCCTGCGTCTGCCAAAACTGATATCTACGTCTGGGGTCTGGTATTTTTAGAATGTCTGACAGGATTACCTGCTGTAACCGGCTCTAGTATTGCCTCGATTTATCACAAGCAATTGAGCGATGTTCATATTCCGCTACCAAGCGCCCTGCTAGGCCACCCATTATCCGGATTACTACGCCGCGTATTACAAAAAAATGCAACTGAGCGAGTCATCTCCGGTGAGGAAGCATTTGCTGAGCTCAACTCCATGAACGTCTCAAATCTTGTTGGCGTGCTGGCAGATGTGCAAGCGCAACATGGTTACGACGATGCCACAGTGGTGCTGCGTACTGATGATCCGGCTCACCCAGGTCAGCAAGATTACACAACGCTGACAGAGCGTAAACAAATCACCGTCATGGCGCTGAGACTGAGCGCTAAAATATTGGATGAAAACGCCAAAGATCTGGATGTCATAGACACCCTGTTTAAGTCGCAGCGTAACACCTGTATCGATATTGCAACCCGTTTTGGTGCCTACCATGTCGGCAACCTGGCTGATAC carries:
- a CDS encoding phage tail protein; the encoded protein is MSTDPYIGSMGTFGGAFTIRNWAMCLGQTMAISQNQALFALLGTIYGGDARTTFALPDLRGRSPVGQGVRPGGMDYRQGERLGTELVGIQIAHMPAHSHTAVFTPLGGSDPVSGTLQVATNSANTKTPDSSSYIAANNSEGFFKAGFESANLTTIEGLTVSGGGSAGGTVTVTNTGGSAPLNILNPVLPVNWLIATDGVFPPRN
- a CDS encoding methionyl-tRNA formyltransferase, with translation MEVKYALFSSSCLCLTAVQYLLQRGQLSCVVLIEAEPNPDLVQLQRFLHHHQIPMLQYKTESDDALIADLDRLGANSGIAYLFKHKLRAKLIDFFAGDVLNIHPSALPDYRGPMPVFWQLKTGADTVRLTLHKVAEQLDTGDIATHIDLPVHPFDTSQCFHQKIAQAVPALLEQFAQQQAAGTLNWQAQSEYIEMDGEQFEPRYAAHVQVEDLLIDWRHHTSTEIVNLARAANAELGGARFKFREGMLQLMQASTMECKLAGIKPGTILELDRIKGLLVKTVDGAIRLDTILTEQGIFDGYRFAVLFGLEPGLEVAASSEGRM